The Lathyrus oleraceus cultivar Zhongwan6 chromosome 5, CAAS_Psat_ZW6_1.0, whole genome shotgun sequence genome includes the window tcaccattaggattcattgtgtaaaatccaaattttattaatatcaattcgtattatgtcaaatttatctttgtgtaaactccaaacattaggtttctttcataattctaaaataaacacatatcataatacaaaaatttataggttagaaaccctaattcaaggacttgttattgttatgttgaagggcttgaatttggtcccttttggcaaaattcacatacacatattttgacagaaaccctaattttgggtcaagttcgcaaggacctacctcactcatttttaattattttgaggtgggaccaagtgcattggaaaatttaagatgtctacttcacttgttatgttggacaaaaattcataactctaacacaaacacatgcaataatacaaaacattataggtcagataacagataaaatgtcaaagagtccaagttcaggtgcccatacctttctcataaaaattgcaaatgatgcaaaactttagtccaaattcattatcttgaaaagatctacaacttttatgttgaaggttttgtcatttgaggcttttatcattcaaactaaagggcttgaagttggtcccttttcgcaaaattcacatacacttgttttgacagaaaccctaattttgggtcaagttcgcagggacataactcactcatttttaattattttgaggtgggaccaagtgcattggaaaatttaagatgtctacttcaaatgttatgttggacaaaaattcatattcctaaaagaaacacatgcaataatacaaaacattatgacTCAGATAATAGTtaaaaaactcagaagtccaacttcaactacccataactttctcataaaaaatccaaatgatgcaaaatttatatccaaattcattatcttgaaaagatctacaactttcatgttggaagttttttcatttgaggcttttttaagggaggcgccaattggattggcgccccctcttaaaaattacacataggcgccaattggatgccctagccaatccaattggcgcctccttgcaatttttaagagggggcgccaatccaattggcgcctccctctaaaagtggggtatattgggaaattttttgaaaactgggttattttgggaatttaTTCGAAAAAGTGGGGTATATTGGTAAAAAATCCGTTATATGAGtgtaattttaaaaaatttgaaaaaaatataGTGGTATGGAGTAAAATTTTCCTTCTCACTCAGTCGTTAGTCCTCTCCCTTCCTTCATTATTTTTCCACCGCCATTGTCGTGTCACCATCACGTCTCTCTCAAGCTACGTCCTCACCGTCTCGCCTCTATCACGCCGTCGCTTGTCTCCGGCTCGTCTCGCCTCGCCTCTGTATCGTCTCCGGTTTGACTCAAACGTATATACAAGTTTCTTCGCTCTTGCATTCACAACCTCTTCTAAACCCTAGTTCTTACTTCTCCCCGCCACAAGAAAACAAAGGTCCGTTATCCATCACACTCTTATCAATAACCATATTAAATTCGTATATAACCACGATATCTCATTCCTCATACCCAGCTATCTCCCAAATTTTTTGTATCTGATTATGCGAAAATTTCTgagtttgaattttttttattaaagattCATATTTTGTCACAGACTAAATGTGAAACATTGTGGTTATTGTTGATTTTCAGTTTTGTGTCAGTGAGGTGTTGAAGCATAGCATACAAAAGAAGTATCATCAAATGGCTGACCAAGGATTGGAAGGGAACCAATCTGTGAATCTAGAAAAGCATCCTTCTGGGATTGTGCCCACCATTATGTGAGTAACTAGTTTTCTTTTACTCAGTTATATGCTTCCTCACTGCCTTTGATTCTGATTGCAAGTATATGAAGATGAATAACTGTGCTATCTGCTGTATGTTTTGATTGATTCAAATGAGTAATATGAGCTTGAGTTTTTTTGGTATGTTGGTGTGCTCATTTTGTGATGAAGAAGTGTCCGCTGTGTTAGGTGTCTGTGCTTCATAGAATCCAAGTGACCCCTGCATATGATATTGAGAATACAACATGCAAATGATAATGAAATTCACTACTTTTTCTAGTTTCTGATGAGGTTTATTATTTATGCAAATGctgtttttttttaaatttacCCAAAGGAAACTATTACTTCTAAATAAAAACTGTCCTGCATATAAGACTTCTATGTAAATGTTCAGTCTTGTTTTCTGTATTTGTCAGAGCATGCAAATTCATGTAATTTTTTTAGCTGTTCTTTCTTTCCCAATAAATAAATCTAAGTCTTCAAAGCTTTGGGAGTGAGTTTTAATATGGGCATGTTCATATTGGAGGGGAGTTATATTCCACTAGGGAGTTAGTTGAGTGGAACTGATGACCCTATGTGTGTAGATATAGCAGATATGTTGACTGGTTAATGATTGCTTGTGTGTGCTTTATAATATTTAAAAATGTATATACTATTTGTATTGCCAGAAATGTTGTGTCAACTGTCAATTTGGACTGTAAGTTGGACCTTAAATCCATAAAGCTTCAAGCTCCTACTGCAGAGTACAATCCACAGGCAAGTTTTGTTTATTAAGTTATATTGCGTTGTTTTTGAATCCCAAGTTCAATGTAGGTTgattatgtttttatttttactttttatttttgGAGTTTTTTTCTTTCTAAATTTCATTGTTTCTATGTGATTTGAAAAAGCTTGGTTGATCTATAAGATTTTCCATCAGCATTACCATTGATGTCAATCACTTATGCACTACAATTATGTCATCTgaaattaataataaataattacAAGCTTGATATTTTGTCATGCTAGTTGGTGATTTGTCTGCAATGCTGAAGTCTGTGATTCGAATCTTTGCAGCGTCATCCTTCTGTgagtatgaggatcagggcacCAGAATCAAAAGCACAAATCAATTCTTCTGGAGTGATGGTATGTTCTTTTTGTTGCTTCTGGCACTTTTGCATAGTTTTGACGGAATCATAAGATACAGTTTCACAACCAACTAGTGCTTGGTTGATATTTTCTTGGTGTCGGAATAAAGGCATATATCACTATCACCAGAATTGTCCTTGAATAATGGGAATTATGATTCTACTGTAATTACAGTAGTACAGATTTAGGAGGGATGAGGAGGCATACTGTCACTGAGGTGGTAACTGGTGTTGGCATTTATTTTGTATAGAGGACTGTAGTGGCGGTGGCCAAAAATTGGCTCATATATACTGTCATGTTCTGGCCTTGATGGAGAGATGTAGCAGACCCGTGATTGGGACACTTGGCTGTTTTGCTCTAATAAGACAAGCCGCTAGTGCTAGACAAGCAGTAGGCATACTAGAAAAGCTATTCCAGTTTTCTGTATGAAAAattttattttgttgttttttaGTAGTTTATCATAACTCTTTTGCAATAGGCCTCATGATTCTTATTCAACTCATAATTTGACAACCATGCTCTTGTCATGGAAATCCATATTATTGTCATTTCCATCATTTGTCCCAGATAACACTTATGTAATATTGTATATTAATTTGGAGTTGTATGGTTTTATTATTGAATCCCATTTTCCAATCCTTTGTTTTAGTAACTATGCTGATGAGATCAATGGACAAACACTTTCACTACTTATGCCAATTGAATCtatattttcttattttatttttgaagGACGTCTGAACTAATCTGACAATAACATTATTTTAGCGTGTTGCTTGTAGTGGAAACATGTTTCTTAAGCTTTTTTAAATTTAACTGCCACGATTAGGTCTGTACTGGAGCTAAGAGTGAGAGCCAGTCAAAATTGGCCGCAAGTAAGGTATACTaatgttcttttcttttctaaGCTCATTCGTTTTTCATCCTGTATATTaaagcttcaagcttttccgaCTTCTTCAGTATGTAGCAATTATTCAGAAGATGGGCTTCCCGACTAAATTTAAGGTACAACTGCTCTCGCATTATCTCCACCAAAACTGCTTCACCTTAAATTGTTTATCATTTTCCTCAGTGTTTGCTCATTGATTAATTCCTTTTGTATTGTGCTTTAGGATTTTAAGATTCAGGAAATTGTTGGATCTTGTAATGTCAAGTTCCCCATATGGCTTGAGCGTCTTGCTAATTCCCATGTCTCTTGCACTAGTGTAAGTACAAAAGAAGCCATCATTTTCTGTTTCACCTGGTGAATTTAATCGAAAACTGGCATTGACAACAATTTTTCGTACTGATTAATATCCGTTTCTGGTCCTCTGGAGCATGTGATTATTATATAGATAGACTGTTGTCAATTATATGATGATTTTTTATAAAAGAAGTTTTGTTAGGGCATGTTAAGGCCTCTGGTGAGTTTTATTTTACCACAAGCCTAACAACACTTCTCATTTTCTTTTCAAATGATTTTTATGTGTTTCTttgaattaattatttttaaaaatctTATTAGGGCATGTAGAGGCCTTTGGTAAGTTTTCTTTTACCACAAGCCTTAACAATACTTATCATTATCATTTTGCATGATTTTTGTGTTTCCT containing:
- the LOC127083801 gene encoding TATA-box-binding protein isoform X2, yielding MADQGLEGNQSVNLEKHPSGIVPTIINVVSTVNLDCKLDLKSIKLQAPTAEYNPQRHPSVSMRIRAPESKAQINSSGVMVCTGAKSESQSKLAASKYVAIIQKMGFPTKFKDFKIQEIVGSCNVKFPIWLERLANSHVSCTSSRNEIYTAFENIYPVLTEFRKNQQ
- the LOC127083801 gene encoding TATA-box-binding protein isoform X1, producing MADQGLEGNQSVNLEKHPSGIVPTIINVVSTVNLDCKLDLKSIKLQAPTAEYNPQRHPSVSMRIRAPESKAQINSSGVMVCTGAKSESQSKLAASKYVAIIQKMGFPTKFKDFKIQEIVGSCNVKFPIWLERLANSHVSCTSYNPELFPWLIYQMKQPNIVLYIFDSGKVFLKGTKSRNEIYTAFENIYPVLTEFRKNQQ